From a region of the Salvelinus fontinalis isolate EN_2023a chromosome 13, ASM2944872v1, whole genome shotgun sequence genome:
- the atf5a gene encoding uncharacterized protein atf5a yields the protein MMATSAAPLWKTLRVCPADPLTLSHPQANLSQSQECRGEVPEESQHLIGDGLTDWMTEEVDFSSYLPNPHPSPSPNSSLPPSPLQHDIQVPSDLEVMTSLLQEELAQLEDYFLSEPLPEKGPKLGKCDKGPPPVGPHQSYYQLPFHASSYSTSNQSEHSPLLVTLATGELDLLSFCGGGPIGRSKLPRHAPYSCSNRPNGCSRKRVSDGVRVGEVYENSIWSSKGSNPSVTLSGSYSCVEDERVVGKGYCLGSGVEIRRCPFLPKEEKNCQFAEEVIAVGSGYGGFGGPLDIPHKKEELLMYGMREVNVSCGGGGCASSSEIELLSSNVKVGVVGELCSKMSTIPWKSETSEGCYLQAASQSEASYHHGLQGTVSEQVKAEGLEMGRQHHDFHCGGFLEDQQGSECLAMDREALDRQVVLGLKEDPCPLAKPELDETMPGEVHHPPERKQKKRDQNKTAAHRYRQRKRAELDCLEEQLHGLEGHNRELRDKAESVEREIQYVKDLLIEVYKARSQRLKQPDTDA from the exons ATGATGGCAACGTCAGCAGCTCCTCTCTGGAAGACTCTTCGCGTCTGCCCGGCAgaccccctcaccctctctcacccacAGGCTAACCTCAGCCAATCACAGGAGTGCAGGGGGGAGGTGCCAGAGGAGAGCCAGCACTTAATTG GTGATGGTCTCACGGACTGGATGACGGAAGAAGTGGATTTCTCCTCGTACCTCCCaaaccctcacccctctccctcccccaattcctcccttcctccctcacccctccagcATGACATCCAGGTGCCCTCTGACTTGGAGGTCATGACTTCTCTGCTGCAAGAGGAACTCGCTCAACTGGAGGACTACTTCCTGTCTGAACCGCTGCCGGAGAAAGGACCGAAACTGGGAAAATGCGACAAGGGTCCACCGCCAGTGGGTCCCCACCAGTCATACTACCAGTTGCCCTTTCATGCGTCATCATACTCCACCTCCAACCAATCGGAACACAGCCCTCTACTTGTTACCCTGGCAACTGGGGAACTAGACCTGCTGAGCTTTTGCGGAGGTGGGCCTATTGGGCGATCAAAATTGCCTAGACACGCCCCTTACAGTTGTAGCAATCGCCCCAATGGGTGTAGTCGCAAAAGAGTTTCAGATGGGGTGAGGGTGGGCGAGGTCTACGAGAATAGCATATGGAGTTCCAAAGGAAGTAACCCGTCGGTGACTCTAAGTGGCAGTTACAGCTGTGTAGAGGACGAGCGGGTAGTCGGGAAAGGTTACTGTCTAGGCAGTGGAGTTGAGATTCGAAGATGCCCCTTTTTACCCAAGGAAGAGAAAAATTGTCAGTTCGCGGAAGAGGTCATAGCTGTTGGCAGTGGGTATGGTGGCTTTGGCGGGCCATTGGATATCCCACACAAGAAAGAGGAGCTGTTGATGTATGGCATGAGGGAAGTGAATGTCAGTTGTGGTGGTGGAGGATGTGCTAGTAGCAGTGAGATAGAATTGTTGAGTAGTAATGTCAAAGTTGGCGTAGTTGGTGAGTTGTGTTCCAAGATGTCCACTATTCCTTGGAAGTCAGAGACTAGTGAGGGTTGTTATCTTCAGGCAGCGTCCCAATCAGAGGCCTCCTACCACCACGGCTTGCAAGGGACGGTCAGCGAGCAGGTCAAGGCAGAGGGTTTAGAGATGGGCCGTCAACATCATGACTTCCACTGTGGTGGGTTCCTAGAGGACCAGCAGGGCTCTGAGTGTCTGGCAATGGATAGGGAGGCTCTTGACAGGCAGGTGGTGTTGGGGTTGAAGGAGGACCCCTGTCCCCTCGCAAAGCCTGAGCTGGACGAAACAATGCCAGGGGAGGTCCACCATCCGCCAGAGCGCAAGCAGAAGAAGAGAGACCAAAACAAGACTGCCGCTCATAG GTATCGCCAACGTAAAAGGGCAGAGCTGGACTGCCTTGAGGAGCAGTTGCACGGTCTGGAGGGGCATAACCGGGAACTTCGGGACAAAGCAGAGTCAGTGGAGAGGGAGATCCAGTATGTTAAAGACCTACTGATCGAAGTGTACAAGGCCCGCAGTCAGCGGCTCAAGCAACCGGACACCGACGCCTGA